The sequence ACACTCACAGGTTTCTTGGTTTGGCTCTGGAGGGAGAACATGCAAACGAAACGTTAAGCTTCTTGAGAGAAATCCCACCCATCTTCTGTTTAACAATTACTAGTATCTTTCAGGGctccgtaaacacacacacacacacacacacacacacgtacttgCAGGGTTGGGTATGTTCTCGTCTGGATTGATCAGGGCAGTACAGGGTTCAGTGTTTCCCAGCTCTATCCAGTTACTGTGACTGTAGAAATCCTTCAATTtcccaaacaacacacacacaagctttagTGCATTCATTCGTTCTCATTCTAAAGTCACGTAACAGCTACACAGATCTGCACGATCAGACTCACTTGTAAAGTATGCAGAATTGTTCCCAGCTTCTTTCGGGCATCTGCAAATTTCTCTCTACTGATGTCTTTTGAGATGTCCTCCACTCCCTTGATTATGAGCAACTTCCCGTCCACAAACGTCTCGCCGTGAAAGTGGTATTTCGCTTCGAGGAGATGGTCAAGGTCGGTCTTCACATTGTAATAGGAGATCATTTTTATGCCTGTCTCAAAGTTCTTTGTAAATGCATCCTTTTTGCAGGACCTCGCCAGTGTCTCGGTGTCAAGTGGTTCTGGCTGTTCAACCAAAGAGATAATGTTTTTTGCAGATTATTAATTTAGTCTTGGGATACAtgagttttaataaaaacaactctcTGCATATAAATAGATATTCAGAATTGACACAAACGATAACATCTGTACCTTCGTGAAGCCTTCAACGCTCTGGCAGATCTTTGCGGTAGCACGCAGAATGGCGGTTCTTGTGATGTCCTGATGAGTTTTTGAATTCCCTTTCCTCACGATGAGAAAAGCCTGAGCAGTAATCAGCAGACTCCAAACAAGCAATACTCTTCTCATTTTCAGACGATTGGGAATTTGAAGAACCACACCAGAATAGATGCTGTGCAGGTTTCAGTCAGAAGTTTTAaagcaatgaaaataaatatcatCAGAAACACAATTTGTTAAAAATCCTTAGTTTATcgtatattatgttttttttgtccCTTTCAAGATTGTAGAGAACATATAATGCTCGTGGATACTTACCCCCAACGTCTTCAATGTTTCCTCGAGCCTCATAAAACTAATCTTGAACTAGTGAGCAGAAATTTATACACTGAATACTCTGTCATTTGAATTCATCTAGAAAAGTTGTTTAAAGTTATAAGCGTTTGCATAGATatcacttcagaagactttgCGTGTGTATGCTGACTTTATCTGACTTTATACAGTGGGACCATTTTCTGTCAAGGCCAGGCCAGAAATCTCCCAAATGGGTGGACTGCAATTCTTCACCTCCCTTTAAACCTTTGAGCGACTAATTATACACTACAAGGTTTACTCAGCTAAAACATATGATAATGAAAGCTAGGACAATGTCTCACGtgcatttattcaattaataatataatcagAACAGTTTAATGGGACAAAATCAATGTGTGCCAGCTTTGGGATAAATGAACATCACATTTAGGATGACAACATCCCAATGAAACAATGAACTAAACAGCCAGATGTACCTTTTTCACAgtctgttcatttaaaactgtctGAACGAACTGATTCACTAGAATAAATCAGATTTTCCGAAACTGATAGAGAGGACTTATGACGAACCAATTCACTAGATCAAagctttaaataatattaaatataaacgaTAGACCCATTTTAGGATGAACCGATTCACTAATGAATTTGATTTGCCCTCGCTATACAAGAGCCGACAGGGTTTACTTCTGCTCGATCGCCTGTAAAGAAAGGTAATACAAAACGCTCTTCATTGGaaaaagtagttttaaaaaaCTAGGCTTACTTATGTGTTTGGATAAGGACTCAGagaatattttatttccattgttACCATTAAAGAAAACGTCAAAGACAGCAGACAATATAAatctatttaacactttttaagACTTACCAAAGGTATGA comes from Carassius auratus strain Wakin chromosome 3, ASM336829v1, whole genome shotgun sequence and encodes:
- the LOC113054061 gene encoding von Willebrand factor A domain-containing protein 7-like, whose amino-acid sequence is MRRVLLVWSLLITAQAFLIVRKGNSKTHQDITRTAILRATAKICQSVEGFTKPEPLDTETLARSCKKDAFTKNFETGIKMISYYNVKTDLDHLLEAKYHFHGETFVDGKLLIIKGVEDISKDISREKFADARKKLGTILHTLQDFYSHSNWIELGNTEPCTALINPDENIPNPAKPNQETCECPTKNCEGNILKNIIEEKILTSGYFGIKKKPKGDFQI